A genomic stretch from Megalobrama amblycephala isolate DHTTF-2021 linkage group LG22, ASM1881202v1, whole genome shotgun sequence includes:
- the LOC125257941 gene encoding uncharacterized protein LOC125257941, whose translation MSIMSASALLLSLLLLASTATASHFCGGSMTFSSRKNPDGSYMVDIRFKEAYHSCYSYDNWSCRSGNCGSKSYVMGKVDSSSNGGGWCQTEGVMKRTVPNNSPFQLHQSSCCWIFNTVTSGGNWGLLTHIDLGVRSDTSQPNRSPVATTLPIVRVPQNCPRNYNLLSCDPDHDQVRCRYGVFSANECGMCTQHAGFTLDQSSCTLSYGNSTTRGVYVFELVMEDYPNQNITLNYTAMAAAVRTPFVSASSNPPLSKIPLQFALEVEAPAPSCIEGEYLPRFIHPTPHHGEHLQARVNQELEIRVMATATYSRITNVVFSGPLNSTKETTTTGEYVINWTPTSENFGQHFPICFAAEGQNGSRYYQSEMRCVIVVVVAQGPKAKVTCSKDTMSVSIERATIAGIHGDHLRLNNNASCLVYSNSTHVFTTFSLNGCGTHIEETEEHLLFKNTIVTFDNPNLIITRKNDIEIEVMCKYQKKSSITTKFDAHRPAVNFTERGFGSFSYQFEFYQSINFINMRSPNTYPLDYDVGQTIYMEIAPVNLVQNTEVFLESCVATPFDNPNYPINYPIITNGCAADETVNIYTSHDPNVKFSMEAFKFIGQYDQVFISCSIIICQANNPNTRCAQGCTNGTVVAPSSHVHKREAAIQTGSHFISQGPLRLKRSASLTEAISPSLNLNLVFVAGCVIAVVAMVCGMMVYKSRGSKINYKLVKSDEI comes from the exons ATGAGCATCATGTCTGCCTCTGCTCTGCTCTTATCCCTGCTTCTGCTGGCATCCACAGCCACTGCCTCTCACTTCTGTGGAGGCTCGATGACCTTCAGCTCAAGAAAGAATCCTGATGGTTCCTATATG gTGGATATCCGCTTCAAGGAGGCCTATCATAGCTGTTATTCGTACGATAACTGGTCTTGCAGGTCTGGAAACTGTGGCAGTAAAAGTTATGTGATGGGTAAAGTGGACAGCAGCTCTAATGGTGGCGGCTGGTGCCAGACTGAGGGAGTCATGAAGAGAACCGTCCCCAACAACAGCCCATTTCAGTTGCA CCAAAGTAGttgctgctggatctttaacACAGTCACAAGTGGTGGAAACTGGGGACTTCTCACACATATTGACCTTGGAGTGAGATCTGACACCTCTCAGCCCAACAGATCTCCAGTCGCCACCACACTTCCCATTGTCAG AGTCCCCCAGAACTGCCCCAGGAACTACAATCTGTTGTCCTGTGATCCAGATCATGATCAGGTCAGGTGTAGATATGGAGTTTTCAGTGCAAATGAGTGTGGAATGTGCACCCAACATGCAGGATTTACTTTGGATCAG AGCTCTTGTACTCTGTCATATGGCAACTCTACAACACGTGGTGTTTATGTATTTGAGTTGGTCATGGAAGACTATCCCAACCAGAACATCACTCTAAACTACACTGCCATGGCTGCAGCAGTCAGAACCCCGTTTGTCAGTGCATCCTCCAATCCACCATTGAGCAAAATACCACTCCAGTTCGCTTTAGAAG TGGAGGCTCCTGCACCATCTTGCATTGAGGGTGAATATCTACCTCGGTTCATCCACCCAACACCTCATCATGGAGAACACCTACAGGCTCGGGTCAATCAAGAGCTAGAGATCAGAGTAATGGCTACTGCAACCTACTCAAG AATCACTAATGTGGTCTTTAGTGGACCTCTGAACAGCACAAAGGAGACCACCACCACTGGAGAGTATGTGATCAACTGGACACCAACATCAGAGAATTTTGGCCAACACTTTCCAATTTGCTTCGCTGCTGAGGGCCAAAATGG GTCTAGGTACTATCAGTCTGAGATGAGGTGTGTTATTGTCGTGGTGGTGGCTCAAG gTCCAAAAGCAAAAGTAACTTGCTCTAAAGACACAATGTCGGTGTCGATAGAAAGAGCCACTATTGCAGGAATCCATGGAGATCACTTGCGGCTGAACAACAATGCTTCCTGTTTGGTTTATTCTAACAGCACGCATGTGTTTACAACTTTCTCTCTAAATGGATGCGGTACTCATATCGAA GAGACTGAGGAACATCTCCTCTTCAAGAACACAATTGTTACTTTCGATAATCCAAACCTCATCATAACCAGGAAAAATGACATTGAAATTGAAGTCATGTGCAAGTACCAGAAAAAGAGCAGCATCACCACAAAGTTTGATGCTCACAGGCCAGCTGTCAACTTCACTGAGAGAGGCTTCGGTTCATTCAGCTATCAGTTTGAGTTTTATCAGTCTATTAATTTCATAAACATGAGAAGCCCCAACACCTACCCACTGGACTATGACGTGGGACAGACAATCTACATGGAGATCGCACCTGTCAATTTAGTGCAAAACACTGAGGTCTTCCTCGAGTCCTGCGTAGCTACACCCTTCGATAATCCCAATTATCCCATCAATTATCCCATCATCACAAATGG ATGTGCGGCTGATGAAACTGTTAACATCTACACAAGTCATGATCCCAATGTCAAGTTCAGTATGGAAGCCTTCAAGTTTATTGGACAATATGACCAG GTGTTCATCAGCTGCTCCATTATCATATGTCAAGCCAACAATCCCAACACTCGCTGCGCTCAGGGATGCACCAATGGCACGGTCGTTGCACCATCCTCACACGTTCACAAAAGAGAAGCTGCCATCCAGACCGGAAGTCACTTCATTTCCCAGGGACCTCTGCGGCTGAAGAGGAGCGCATCACTTACTG AGGCCATCAGTCCAAGCTTGAACCTGAACCTTGTTTTCGTCGCTGGATGTGTCATAGCAGTAGTGGCCATGGTGTGTGGAATGATGGTCTACAAATCCAGGGGATCAAAGATCAACTACAAACTTGTGAAATCAGATGAGATTTGA